The following proteins are encoded in a genomic region of Drosophila miranda strain MSH22 chromosome 4, D.miranda_PacBio2.1, whole genome shotgun sequence:
- the LOC108162339 gene encoding argininosuccinate lyase isoform X2 yields the protein MATSKNSYQLWGGRFSEKPSEALQALNISLPYDSRLYADDLDASKAYAEALQRAGYLNTAEADKLVKSLELIRYDWIERTIKFLPTDEDVHTVNERLLVEITGELGQRLHTGRSRNDQVVTDMKLWLRRGIRETLGRLSRVIESAVQQAEVHLGVLMPGYTHMQRAQPVQFSHWLLSHAFALREDCLRLVELRDRANVLPLGSGALAGNPLGIDRLWLAERLGFSGVTANSMHAVGDRDFVVDFIYCCSLVSLHLSRFAEDLIIYSTKEFDFIRLHDSLSSGSSLMPQKRNPDSLELIRGISGVISSNLTGIMMTIKGTPSTYNKDLQFDKEYCFQSFDKLKQVIDVAQGVIQTMQVQRDAMEAALSPDMLATDWAYYLVKKGIPFRQAHHFIGRVVSLAEQRGVGITEVPLGELQQICPAFGSDIASVADYANNVQQYDVIGGTATASIEEQLRLLNNFVKDMRKQS from the exons ATGGCAACATCCAAGAACTCATACCAATTGTGGGGCGGACGCTTCAGCGAGAAGCCCAGTGAGGCTTTACAGGCTCTGAATATCAGTCTGCCTTACGACTCCCGTCTCTATGCGGACGATTTAGATGCCAGCAAAGCCTATGCAGAGGCTCTTCAGCGTGCAGGGTACTTAAACACCGCTGAGGCGGACAAGCTGGTGAAAAGCTTGGAGCTGATTCGGTACGATTGGATCGAGCGCACCATCAAGTTCCTGCCCACCGACGAGGATGTGCACACTGTCAACGAGCGGCTGCTGGTAGAGATTACCGGGGAGCTGGGTCAGCGACTGCATACCGGCCGGAGCCGCAACGACCAGGTGGTCACCGACATGAAGCTCTGGCTGCGCAGGGGCATTCGAGAGACCCTCGGTCGCCTGAGTCGCGTTATAGAGTCTGCCGTTCAGCAGGCCGAAGTTCATCTCGGGGTCCTAATGCCCGGCTATACGCATATGCAGCGGGCCCAGCCGGTTCAATTCTCCCACTGGCTACTTTCGCATGCCTTTGCCTTGCGTGAGGACTGCCTCCGTCTGGTGGAGCTGCGTGATCGGGCGAATGTCCTGCCCCTGGGCAGTGGAGCCCTGGCCGGCAATCCTCTTGGTATCGATCGTCTGTGGCTGGCCGAACGCTTGGGCTTCTCTGGCGTCACCGCAAACAGTATGCATGCTGTCGGAGATCGTGATTTTGTGG TGGACTTCATCTATTGCTGTTCCCTGGTCAGCCTGCACCTGTCGCGTTTTGCAGAAGATCTGATCATCTACAGCACAAAGGAGTTCGATTTCATTCGCCTCCACGATAGCCTctccagcggcagcagccTGATGCCACAGAAGCGGAATCCGGATAGCTTGGAGCTGATCCGCGGCATCTCCGGAGTGATTAGCTCCAATCTGACTGGCATTATGATGACCATCAAGGGCACACCGTCCACCTACAATAAGGACCTGCAGTTCGATAAGGAATACTGCTTCCAGTCGTTCGATAAGTTAAAACAGGTGATCGATGTAGCTCAGGGTGTTATACAGACGATGCAAGTGCAGCGGGATGCGATGGAGGCGGCCCTCAGTCCGGATATGCTGGCAACGGATTGG GCGTACTATTTGGTGAAGAAGGGCATTCCCTTCCGACAGGCCCATCATTTCATTGGTCGCGTAGTCTCGCTAGCAGAGCAGCGCGGTGTGGGCATTACCGAGGTGCCGCTGGGTGAACTGCAGCAGATCTGTCCCGCCTTCGGATCGGACATTGCCAGCGTAGCCGATTACGCCAACAATGTGCAGCAGTACGATGTGATTGGGGgcacggccacggccagcaTCGAGGAGCAGCTGCGTCTCCTTAATAACTTTGTCAAAGATATGCGCAAGCAGTCCTAG
- the LOC108162341 gene encoding uncharacterized protein LOC108162341 yields MFSLQQIIKAATANSGNCGVGGGSDLYRLLRHLSSLTSAAATTSTTTTTTNTAIPKKSSQATAVSSDENFSHNAIRSSHSNPNGCCYGESDSESAHSVNGNLSTQFARKLLQQRRQDIQRLIHTQPPSGHGTKSSQQQNQQQTTTKFAMSSLAAEPLPQAHKPDEITAAASPSSDVAASGTTPSNGLGASCQEAASSTGKKPCFSTGLAEILQFMELIGNLKHTKRTGWVLRDVNDCESISGHMYRMSMLTFLLDGSEGLNQIRCMELALVHDLAESLVGDITPFCGVSKEEKRAMEFKAMEDICKLIEPRGKRIMELFEEYEHAESAESRFVKDLDRLDMVMQAFEYEKRDNCLLKHQEFFDSTEGKFNHPFVKKLVNEIYEQRNVLAKAKGATPPPAIEVPKMELPPPKLANGHDSSS; encoded by the exons ATGTTCTCACTGCAGCAAATAATCAAAGCAGCGACCGCCAATAGCGGCAACTGCGGCGTGGGTGGTGGCAGCGATCTCTACAGGCTGCTCAGGCATCTCAGTAGCCTgacgtcagcagcagcaactacatcaaccacaaccacaactaCAAATACAGCAATACCAAAGAAATCTAGTCAAGCGACAGCGGTGTCGAGCGACGAAAACTTCAGCCACAACGCCATTCGCTCGTCCCATTCGAACCCCAACGGTTGTTGTTACGGAGAGTCAGATTCGGAGTCGGCGCACAGCGTGAACGGAAACTTGTCAACGCAATTCGCCCGAAAGCTGCTGCAGCAACGCAGACAGGACATCCAGCGCCTCATACACACCCAGCCACCCAGTGGACACGGAACCAAATCCTCCCAGCAACAGAATCAGCAACAGACGACCACAAAGTTCGCCATGTCCTCGCTAGCAGCGGAGCCCCTGCCCCAGGCCCACAAACCGGATGAAATCACAGCAGCCGCCAGCCCCAGTAGTGATGTGGCAGCGTCCGGCACCACTCCCAGCAATGGCCTGGGCGCCTCGTGCCAGGAGGCTGCCTCCAGCACGGGCAAGAAGCCCTGCTTCAGCACTGGTCTCGCCGAGATTCTGCAGTTCATGGAGCTCATCGGAAATCTAAAG CACACCAAACGCACTGGATGGGTGCTGCGTGATGTCAACGACTGTGAATCGATATCGGGTCACATGTATCGGATGAGCATGCTCACATTTCTGCTGGATGGCAGCGAGGGACTCAACCAGATACGGTGCATGGAACTGGCTCTGGTGCACGACCTGGCGGAGAGTCTAGTGGGGGATATAACCCCATTCTGTGGTGTGTCCAAGGAGGAAAAGCGGGCCATGGAGTTCAAGGCTATGGAGGATATATGCAAACTGATCGAACCCCGCGGCAAGCGCATAATGGAGCTCTTCGAG GAGTACGAACATGCAGAGAGCGCTGAGAGCAGGTTCGTCAAGGATCTGGATCGCCTGGACATGGTGATGCAGGCGTTCGAGTACGAGAAACGCGACAATTGTCTGCTGAAGCATCAGGAGTTCTTCGACTCGACGGAGGGAAAGTTCAATCATCCGTTTGTTAAGAAGCTGGTGAACGAGATCTACGAGCAGAGGAATGTACTGGCCAAGGCAAAGGGCGCCACACCGCCGCCGGCCATTGAAGTGCCCAAAATGGAGTTGCCGCCTCCCAAACTGGCCAACGGGCACGACAGCTCAAGTTGA
- the LOC108162338 gene encoding tubulin glycylase 3B-like → MTPKDQSPTQRRSTISMSATKRRNWYYNPVSKIQSIIHNLDAELGQLCSQCSVPNPPSSSNINVSMNNITSGATVAAGGIGSGAITRHKSMISNQNSINKLLARAQSKLTSGLTTTISLAPDAQKRQLRHVYRTRVINAYRNRKIFTVYGNYNTVRQALVSRGWLEKLPASRYAALQSMSEDILLENARRGNDYETVVISKMINQFPAFFIWQSKAQRDLFADARPFRNRVRRSQSLDFSTKVGLVGCAEQERWFREDGVCGMSYPRFYRLGGKNEEERKAFIEDYQQTQARSLLRYILEHKPDELIDIDNGTIASSNLDFALTKVKRMVEQAQHNSLDDARFKPPTAAEFVETQTFMLQSAEVLKSKAKFRVTQNIMTEYARLATQFLEQIEALCPDYRWDGCRNLWILKPGYQSRGIGIVIRNSLNDILQWTSNNQNKKYIVQKYIERPFLVYRTKFDIRQYMLLTVGESKVTVWVYRDCYLRFSSQEFTMDDLRESIHLTNNSVQKRYKNKLNRDPHLPKHNMWSLDQFKTHLRHVGAPDETWSKIYNGFKQNLVAVVMASLDKTELVKNAFELYGCDFMLDEHYNPILIEINATPDLTPSTAVTARICPHAVKDCIRVVVDLAKNPSAPTGQFERAFEVNYSINKNADVQHPHPLELNGKQMTIVEKIPFPMLTKNNNRTRMLRKILNNVKVSAGHKLTSTNRKKQALQYSAAKGFPLPKRKMGNNCIFSKMPGQKI, encoded by the exons ATGACTCCCAAAGACCAGTCTCCCACTCAACGCAGAAGCACCATCAGCATGTCAGCCACGAAACGTCGCAACTGGTACTACAATCCCGTCTCGAAGATCCAATCGATCATCCACAACTTGGACGCTGAGCTGGGGCAGCTATGCAGTCAGTGTTCGGTGCCAAATCCGCCGAGTAGCAGCAATATTAACGTCAGCATGAACAACATCACCTCCGGGGCCACCGTTGCCGCTGGAGGAATAGGATCAGGAGCCATCACCCGGCACAAGAGTATGATAAGCAACCAGAATAGCATCAATAAGTTACTGGCGCGAGCACAGTCCAAATTGACCTCTGGCCTTACCACAACAATATCTCTGGCACCCGATGCACAGAAGCGTCAGCTGAGGCACGTTTACCGGACGCGGGTCATCAATGCCTATCGCAACCGGAAGATCTTTACGGTGTACGGCAACTATAATACAGTGCGACAGGCCCTCGTGAGTCGGGGCTGGCTGGAGAAGCTGCCGGCTTCGCGGTACGCCGCGCTGCAGTCCATGTCCGAGGATATCCTGCTGGAGAATGCGCGAAGAGGCAACGACTACGAGACGGTGGTCATTTCAAAGATGATCAACCAATTTCCAGCCTTCTTCATTTGGCAGAGTAAGGCTCAGCGCGATCTGTTCGCCGACGCGAGGCCATTCCGCAACCGGGTGAGGCGCAGCCAGTCCCTGGACTTCTCCACCAAGGTGGGTCTGGTCGGGTGCGCCGAGCAGGAGCGTTGGTTTCGCGAGGACGGCGTCTGCGGCATGAGCTATCCGCGCTTCTACCGCCTGGGCGGCAAAAACGAGGAGGAACGCAAAGCCTTCATAGAGGACTACCAGCAGACACAGGCACGCTCCCTGCTTCGCTACATCCTGGAGCATAAGCCCGACGAGCTGATAGACATTGACAATGGCACTATCGCGAGCAGCAACCTGGACTTTGCCCTGACCAAGGTTAAGCGAATGGTCGAACAGGCGCAGCACAACTCCCTCGACGATGCTCGGTTCAAGCCACCCACCGCAGCCGAATTCGTGGAGACCCAAACGTTTATGCTGCAGTCGGCTGAGGTCCTAAAGTCGAAGGCCAAGTTCCGGGTGACCCAGAATATCATGACGGAGTACGCTCGTCTGGCGACTCAATTTCTCGAGCAGATCGAGGCCCTATGTCCCGATTATCGCTGGGATGGCTGCCGCAACCTGTGGATCCTCAAGCCTGGCTATCAGTCGCGAGGAATTGGCATCGTTATACGCAACAGCCTGAATGATATCCTCCAATGGACATCAAACAATCAGAACAAAAAGTACATAGTCCAAAAGTACATAG AACGCCCATTCTTGGTGTATCGCACAAAGTTCGACATACGACAGTACATGCTGCTGACAGTCGGGGAATCCAAGGTAACCGTCTGGGTATATCGCGATTGCTATCTGCGTTTCAGCTCCCAAGAGTTCACGATGGACGATCTGCGGGAATCGATTCATCTGACCAACAATTCTGTGCAGAAGCGCTACAAGAACAAGCTGAATCGCGATCCCCATCTGCCGAAGCACAACATGTGGTCGCTGGATCAGTTCAAGACCCACCTACGTCATGTGGGTGCCCCGGACGAAACCTGGTCGAAGATCTACAATGGCTTCAAGCAGAATCTGGTGGCCGTGGTGATGGCAAGCCTGGATAAGACCGAACTGGTGAAGAACGCCTTCGAGCTGTATGGCTGTGACTTCATGCTGGACGAGCACTACAATCCCATCTTAATTGAGATCAACGCAACGCCGGATCTGACACCCTCGACGGCGGTTACTGCCAGGATTTGTCCCCATGCCGTGAAGGATTGTATACGTGTGGTGGTGGATCTGGCCAAGAATCCCTCGGCACCCACGGGCCAGTTCGAACGAGCCTTTGAGGTCAACTACAGCATCAACAAAAATGCCGATGTCCAGCATCCCCATCCCCTGGAGCTCAACGGCAAGCAGATGACCATCGTCGAGAAGATCCCCTTTCCTATGCtcacaaaaaacaacaatcgGACACGTATGCTCCGAAAAATACTCAACAATGTGAAGGTCTCTGCGGGTCACAAGCTGACCTCAACCAATCGAAAGAAACAAGCACTACAGTACTCAGCAGCAAAGGGATTTCCACTGCCGAAAAGAAAAATGGGAAACAATTGTATTTTTTCAAAGATGCCAGGACAAAAAATTTAA
- the LOC108162345 gene encoding dTTP/UTP pyrophosphatase, which translates to MLAPIKHLLSNYRVVLASGSPRRQELVKMLGLNAELCPSTFEENLNLADYNEFSDYIEATALGKAEEVFTRLSAEGDNKNLIVIAADTMVTLGKEIYGKPKDPEDAVRMLTNLSGTCNRVFSGVVLKHAQGVRKFTDTADVHFGQLLPEQIQNYVDSGDPLDKAGAYGVQGPGGALIHRIDGDFYCVMGLPLHRLCCELNKLFLEDLSS; encoded by the exons aTGTTGGCGCCAATTAAGCATTTATTAAGCAACTATCGTGTTGTCCTGGCAAGTGGCTCGCCACGTCGCCAAGAATTGGTTAAAATGCTG GGTCTCAATGCAGAGCTCTGTCCATCCACATTTGAGGAGAACCTGAATCTGGCCGACTACAACGAATTCTCCGACTATATAGAAGCTACAGCCCTAGGCAAAGCGGAGGAGGTCTTCACGCGTCTGAGTGCCGAGGGCGACAATAAAAATCTCATTGTTATAGCAGCCGACACAATGGTGACGCTGGGAAAAGAGATATACGGAAAGCCAAAGGATCCCGAGGATGCCGTGCGCATGCTAACCAA CCTGTCTGGAACTTGCAATCGAGTGTTCAGCGGCGTTGTGCTCAAACATGCCCAAGGAGTGCGCAAATTTACGGACACGGCAGACGTACATTTCGGTCAGTTGTTGCCAGAGCAGATCCAGAACTATGTGGATTCTGGGGATCCACT TGACAAAGCTGGTGCTTATGGCGTTCAGGGACCTGGTGGTGCACTAATACACCGCATCGATGGCGACTTTTACTGCGTGATGGGTCTGCCGCTGCATCGTCTTTGCTGTGAACTAAACAAGCTATTTCTGGAGGATCTCTCGTCATAG
- the LOC108162342 gene encoding tetraspanin-6, translating to MANRDLQLNSGMRCAKYMLIIVSFMFALTAILLIMVGTTIQTIFGDFSIFIDGHFASPPALLIAIGFILIAVATLGAYGAVKESVMVINLYGVCLFLVFILEVSAAIAAFVMQSQVRDMLMRTMYQSMADYETDPYVESGVDFMQSGLECCGVNKPEDWKDYYSPNKNETLDTDDVVVPNSCCGGLAQDINDARQVNCLDTFDYGCFRKMNFIISQSAMLIATGATTVAFVQLLGVLCAFMLAKTLRRNKSIREARRWQLQQSLGVLISGGKMGPPQNSAVAGYQQLGNGEQGTHEPYTYTPQSPSVN from the exons GCGATGTGCTAAATATATGCTCATCATAGTGAGCTTTATGTTTGCG CTGACGGCCATCCTGCTGATTATGGTGGGAACTACGATCCAAACGATCTTCGGCGACTTTAGCATTTTCATCGATGGACACTTTGCATCGCCGCCGGCTCTGCTGATTGCCATAGGATTCATACTGATTGCCGTGGCCACTTTGGGGGCCTACGGAGCTGTTAAGGAGAGTGTGATGGTCATCAACCTG TACGGTGTCTGCCTGTTCCTGGTGTTCATCCTAGAGGTGTCAGCGGCCATTGCTGCCTTCGTGATGCAGTCCCAGGTGAGGGATATGCTGATGCGGACCATGTACCAGTCGATGGCTGACTACGAAACCGATCCCTATGTCGAATCTGGCGTGGACTTTATGCAATCCGGG CTGGAATGCTGCGGTGTGAACAAACCCGAGGACTGGAAGGATTACTACAGCCCCAACAAGAACGAGACCCTGGACACTGATGATGTGGTGGTTCCCAATTCCTGCTGCGGCGGTCTGGCCCAGGACATCAACGATGCCAGGCAAGTGAATTGCCTGGACACCTTCGACTACGGCTGCTTCCGCAAGATGAACTTTATCATTTCGCAGAGCGCCATGCTCATTGCCACCGGTGCGACTACAGTGGCCTTTGTCCAACTGCTAGGCGTGCTCTGCGCCTTCATGCTGGCCAAGACGCTGCGACGCAACAAGTCGATCCGCGAGGCTCGGCGCTGGCAGCTCCAGCAGAGTCTGGGCGTCCTCATCTCCGGCGGAAAGATGGGTCCCCCCCAGAACTCGGCGGTCGCCGGCTACCAGCAGTTGGGCAACGGCGAACAGGGCACCCACGAGCCCTACACCTACACACCCCAGAGTCCCAGCGTAAACTAG
- the LOC108162339 gene encoding argininosuccinate lyase isoform X1 yields MATSKNSYQLWGGRFSEKPSEALQALNISLPYDSRLYADDLDASKAYAEALQRAGYLNTAEADKLVKSLELIRYDWIERTIKFLPTDEDVHTVNERLLVEITGELGQRLHTGRSRNDQVVTDMKLWLRRGIRETLGRLSRVIESAVQQAEVHLGVLMPGYTHMQRAQPVQFSHWLLSHAFALREDCLRLVELRDRANVLPLGSGALAGNPLGIDRLWLAERLGFSGVTANSMHAVGDRDFVVDFIYCCSLVSLHLSRFAEDLIIYSTKEFDFIRLHDSLSSGSSLMPQKRNPDSLELIRGISGVISSNLTGIMMTIKGTPSTYNKDLQFDKEYCFQSFDKLKQVIDVAQGVIQTMQVQRDAMEAALSPDMLATDWTSLLQAYYLVKKGIPFRQAHHFIGRVVSLAEQRGVGITEVPLGELQQICPAFGSDIASVADYANNVQQYDVIGGTATASIEEQLRLLNNFVKDMRKQS; encoded by the exons ATGGCAACATCCAAGAACTCATACCAATTGTGGGGCGGACGCTTCAGCGAGAAGCCCAGTGAGGCTTTACAGGCTCTGAATATCAGTCTGCCTTACGACTCCCGTCTCTATGCGGACGATTTAGATGCCAGCAAAGCCTATGCAGAGGCTCTTCAGCGTGCAGGGTACTTAAACACCGCTGAGGCGGACAAGCTGGTGAAAAGCTTGGAGCTGATTCGGTACGATTGGATCGAGCGCACCATCAAGTTCCTGCCCACCGACGAGGATGTGCACACTGTCAACGAGCGGCTGCTGGTAGAGATTACCGGGGAGCTGGGTCAGCGACTGCATACCGGCCGGAGCCGCAACGACCAGGTGGTCACCGACATGAAGCTCTGGCTGCGCAGGGGCATTCGAGAGACCCTCGGTCGCCTGAGTCGCGTTATAGAGTCTGCCGTTCAGCAGGCCGAAGTTCATCTCGGGGTCCTAATGCCCGGCTATACGCATATGCAGCGGGCCCAGCCGGTTCAATTCTCCCACTGGCTACTTTCGCATGCCTTTGCCTTGCGTGAGGACTGCCTCCGTCTGGTGGAGCTGCGTGATCGGGCGAATGTCCTGCCCCTGGGCAGTGGAGCCCTGGCCGGCAATCCTCTTGGTATCGATCGTCTGTGGCTGGCCGAACGCTTGGGCTTCTCTGGCGTCACCGCAAACAGTATGCATGCTGTCGGAGATCGTGATTTTGTGG TGGACTTCATCTATTGCTGTTCCCTGGTCAGCCTGCACCTGTCGCGTTTTGCAGAAGATCTGATCATCTACAGCACAAAGGAGTTCGATTTCATTCGCCTCCACGATAGCCTctccagcggcagcagccTGATGCCACAGAAGCGGAATCCGGATAGCTTGGAGCTGATCCGCGGCATCTCCGGAGTGATTAGCTCCAATCTGACTGGCATTATGATGACCATCAAGGGCACACCGTCCACCTACAATAAGGACCTGCAGTTCGATAAGGAATACTGCTTCCAGTCGTTCGATAAGTTAAAACAGGTGATCGATGTAGCTCAGGGTGTTATACAGACGATGCAAGTGCAGCGGGATGCGATGGAGGCGGCCCTCAGTCCGGATATGCTGGCAACGGATTGG ACCTCTTTATTGCAGGCGTACTATTTGGTGAAGAAGGGCATTCCCTTCCGACAGGCCCATCATTTCATTGGTCGCGTAGTCTCGCTAGCAGAGCAGCGCGGTGTGGGCATTACCGAGGTGCCGCTGGGTGAACTGCAGCAGATCTGTCCCGCCTTCGGATCGGACATTGCCAGCGTAGCCGATTACGCCAACAATGTGCAGCAGTACGATGTGATTGGGGgcacggccacggccagcaTCGAGGAGCAGCTGCGTCTCCTTAATAACTTTGTCAAAGATATGCGCAAGCAGTCCTAG